The following nucleotide sequence is from Haliscomenobacter hydrossis DSM 1100.
GCTTGGAGATTCTACCTACCGGGAGGTTAAACTCTGGTCTAATTTTTTGGAAAAGGTAGCTTTGGGTAAAAAACACGGTCGAATCAAAGCCGTTTTGTGGCACCAGGGCGAAAGTGATGCGAATGACAAAAACATCCCGCTTTATCCGGAAAACCTGGCCCGCTTGTTGCAAAACTTCCGCCGTGCGGTAGGCAGTCCTCAACTCCCTGTCTTGATGGGCGAGCTGGGGGCTTTTTCTCAAAATCCGCAACAATGGCAAAAAATCAACCAACTCATCAACGCTCATGCGGCCAAGGATCCATTTACGACCGTAATTTCCACCCAGGATTTGCAGCACAAAGGGGATAAAATTCATTTCAACTCGGCCGGGCAAAGGCTCCTGGGGCAGCGTTTTGCGGAAGCGTATTTGCAAAAGTTTAAACCATAAAGGGCGCTAAGAACAAAATGAAGTTTTACGAAAAATATTACGAAGAAAAAGGTGATACTACGCTCGTTTTCACCAAGACCAATACCGCCCCGATTGGTACCCAACTGTAGGTGGAATTTGATACATTGTGTAGCAAAAAGCAACATCATGATTAAGCGTAGACATTTTCTCCACAACACCATCTGGACAAGCAATGGCGTCCTTACTTTTCGCTATCCAATTGGCTGGATCACATCAGGTCTATTGCTAATTGTTTTTCTTTGGTTGTTGAACACAGCAGCAGTACCCAGTCCAACGCCTCCGCTGGACAGGCCCAATATCCTTTTTTGCATCGCCGATGATTGGTCCCTGCACGCCGGGGTGTACGGTGATGCGGTGGTGAAAACGCCACATATAGATCGTATCGCCAGCAGCGGGATAAAGTTCAAAAACGCTTTTTGCGCAGCTCCATCCTGTTCGCCCTCGCGAGCCGCCATCCTGACTGGTCGGTATCCACACCAATTGGACGAAGGCGGGAATTTGTGGGGAACCCTTCCCAAAAAATACCCCAATTACAGCGATTTACTCGAAAAAAGTGGCTATTACGTGGGTATAGAAGGTAAAGGTTGGGGCCCCGGAAAATACGAAGTGGGCGGCTATGCCCAGAATCCTGCGGGGAAATCTTACAAAAATTTCACAGATTTTTGGCACAACAAACCTAAAAACCAGCCTTTCTGCTACTGGTTTGGCTCACATGACCCTCACCGGCCTTATGAAAAAGGCCAGGGCAAAGCGGCAGGCCTTGATCCAACTCAGGTGAAAGTCCCTGCGTGGCTACCCGATACCCCTGAGATACGGGAAGACATTGTGGATTACTATTTTGAAATTCAGCGTTTCGACCGCGAATTGGGCGAAATTGTGGAAAAATTGCGACAAAGCGGGGAACTGTCCAATACCCTCATCGTCATTACGGGCGACAATGGCATGCCTTTCCCCCGCGCCAAAGCCAATGTTTACGACGGAGGTAGTAATGTTCCTTTGATTATTTGCTGGGAAAATCAGCTCAAGGCGCAACCTAAAATAGAGGAGACGCTAGTAAGCTTGGTGGATTTGGCACCCACCTTTCTTGAATCTGCCAAGCTACCTATTCCTCTGGAAATGAGGGGTAAAAGTTTGTTGCCATACTTGACAAAAAAGACTAAATCCCATCGTAGCGAAGTGTTTTTGGAGCGCGAACGTCACGCCAACGTGCGGCGCGACAATCAAAGCTATCCCATTCGGGCAATCCGAACCAAAGATTTTTTGTACATCAAAAACCTCCAACCGCTGCTGTACCCTGGTGGTGATCCTGAACTGTGGTTTGCGGTAGGTGAGTACGGAGACGTAGACGGTTCGCCGAGCAAGACCTTGATTTTGAGCGATACCCTGAAATTTCAGCCCTACTTTCAGTTGGC
It contains:
- a CDS encoding sulfatase; translation: MIKRRHFLHNTIWTSNGVLTFRYPIGWITSGLLLIVFLWLLNTAAVPSPTPPLDRPNILFCIADDWSLHAGVYGDAVVKTPHIDRIASSGIKFKNAFCAAPSCSPSRAAILTGRYPHQLDEGGNLWGTLPKKYPNYSDLLEKSGYYVGIEGKGWGPGKYEVGGYAQNPAGKSYKNFTDFWHNKPKNQPFCYWFGSHDPHRPYEKGQGKAAGLDPTQVKVPAWLPDTPEIREDIVDYYFEIQRFDRELGEIVEKLRQSGELSNTLIVITGDNGMPFPRAKANVYDGGSNVPLIICWENQLKAQPKIEETLVSLVDLAPTFLESAKLPIPLEMRGKSLLPYLTKKTKSHRSEVFLERERHANVRRDNQSYPIRAIRTKDFLYIKNLQPLLYPGGDPELWFAVGEYGDVDGSPSKTLILSDTLKFQPYFQLAFAKRPAEELYDLRIDPFQLKNVANQAPYGKVQKALFKKINDWQKSTQDPRFTGGDPFSTYPYYGGAVKKDSK
- a CDS encoding sialate O-acetylesterase — its product is MKNLIILFAFLSLPILGVAQSKNQSSMGNSGLLKLPKPNKVWVFLLAGQSNMAGRGLVEAQDTVSDPRIFSINAQAEVIVAKEPLHFYEPGRAGLDCGLSFGKALLKGVPKKVSILLLPTAVGGSAMRQWLGDSTYREVKLWSNFLEKVALGKKHGRIKAVLWHQGESDANDKNIPLYPENLARLLQNFRRAVGSPQLPVLMGELGAFSQNPQQWQKINQLINAHAAKDPFTTVISTQDLQHKGDKIHFNSAGQRLLGQRFAEAYLQKFKP